In the genome of Quercus robur chromosome 3, dhQueRobu3.1, whole genome shotgun sequence, one region contains:
- the LOC126716836 gene encoding uncharacterized protein LOC126716836, whose translation MDREGGGSNGGSSFSYYSVLGIRKDASFSDVRSAYRKLALKWHPDRWARNSGAATAEAKRRFQQIQEAYSVLSDEAKRSMYDVGLYNPLEDEDEDFCDFMQEMLSMMNNVKDEGDSFEDLQRMFKEMVGGDGMTTMMGFEDPTVTKKARVSQSKGNAAKRSNSRC comes from the exons ATGGATCGGGAAGGAGGAGGATCCAACGGTGGATCTTCCTTCTCGTACTACTCCGTCCTCGGAATTCGCAAAGACGCTTCCTTCTCCGATGTCCGCTCCGCCTATCGTAAACTCGCTCTG aagtggcACCCGGACAGGTGGGCACGGAACTCCGGCGCGGCGACGGCGGAGGCCAAGCGGCGATTTCAGCAAATCCAAGAGGCTTACTCCG TATTATCCGACGAGGCAAAGAGGTCAATGTACGACGTGGGACTCTACAATCCTCTGGAGGACGAAGACGAA gATTTTTGTGATTTTATGCAAGAGATGTTGTCCATGATGAACAACGTGAAGGACGAG GGGGATAGTTTTGAGGACCTGCAGAGGATGTTTAAGGAGATGGTCGGTGGAGATGGGATGACGACGATGATGGGGTTTGAGGATCCGACGGTTACGAAGAAGGCACGTGTCAGTCAATCGAAGGGTAACGCGGCAAAGCGCAGCAATTCTCGCTGTTAG
- the LOC126716837 gene encoding calmodulin-binding protein 60 B-like, producing MVEKRRLNGKGGDDFERSKRRQALQACAFKNIITELLNGNFLEPFLRNLVREEVQQAFLPVLQPSLRPSFHQAGTSGVRSLQLRFVNKLSSKIFTNNTIRAEDGTPIEIKLFDTSSRTTVKSGQLSSIKIRIVVLNGDFPFDEEEDWSEQEFNAKVLQEREGKRPLLCGDASVTLKEGVGSIGDIYFTDNSSWMRSRKFRLGAIVQKPHTEVGIREGRSEPFMVKDHRGETNQKHFPPSLSDEIWRLKTVGKDGAFHQRLASHKITTVGDLLRKYVINPTELRRMFGRISDGTWEAIIEHAMTCNKDDGMKYIYQIAGESVCLLFNSIYQVVAATFDGQEYCPLDSLNYYQKQLVETLKQHAYENENDIVPFNVAPIARFPMVSAGLQAEPFSVPEQGSQQFGFPVTHQDQPETLLGFNYSENHAAECSYHLEDSLVQNSHPLLRNSSVMEEYLPGLSNAGYGWSTSVSEVQDFTNGLLAGNGIAPIITWGPQNSIFLAPGNEADVGNSLFPNSGVHILSTRKPKASWCKIRAAVKWGSVRRGVAARRIANLLY from the exons ATGGTGGAGAAGAGGCGTCTTAACGGGAAGGGCGGTGATGACTTTGAAAGGTCCAAGCGCAGACAAGCACTTCAGGCTTG TGCTTTCAAAAATATCATCACTGAGCTGCTGAATGGAAACTTCTTGGAACCTTTTCTTAGGAATCTG GTGCGAGAGGAGGTGCAACAAGCCTTTCTACCAGTACTTCAGCCATCTCTAAG ACCCTCATTTCATCAGGCTGGAACATCTGGAGTGAGGAGTCTGCAGTTGCGCTTTGTCAATAAATTGTCatcaaaaatatttacaaacaatACTATAAGAGCTGAAGACGGTACACCCATTGAAATTAAACTGTTTGATACTAGCTCCAGGACTACAGTCAAATCTGGTCAGCTTTCTTCAATAAAGATTCGTATTGTTGTACTCAATGGTGATTTCCCTTTCGATGAAGAAGAGGACTGGTCTGAGCAGGAATTCAATGCCAAAGTTTTACAGGAAAGAGAGGGTAAAAGGCCATTGTTATGTGGGGATGCGTCCGTGACCTTAAAAGAAGGTGTTGGTTCCATTGGTGACATATATTTTACTGACAATTCAAGCTGGATGAGAAGTAGAAAGTTTAGATTAGGAGCAATTGTGCAAAAGCCTCATACTGAAGTAGGAATTAGGGAAGGTCGAAGTGAACCTTTCATGGTGAAAGATCACCGTGGAGAAA CAAATCAGAAACACTTCCCTCCATCTTTGAGTGATGAGATATGGCGGTTGAAGACAGTAGGAAAAGACGGTGCATTCCATCAGCGATTGGCATCTCACAAAATTACAACTGTTGGGGACTTACTGCGGAAATATGTAATCAATCCAACCGAATTACGCAGA ATGTTTGGTAGGATCTCAGATGGGACATGGGAGGCAATCATAGAACATGCTATGACCTGTAATAAAGATGATGGAATGAAGTATATTTACCAGATAGCTGGGGAAAGTGTTTGTCTGTTATTCAATTCCATCTACCAGGTTGTAGCAGCAACATTCGATGGACAAGAATATTGTCCTCTGGATTCACTCAACTATTATCAGAAG CAATTGGTGGAAACTCTGAAGCAACATGCTTATGAAAATGAGAATGATATCGTTCCCTTCAATGTAGCACCAATAGCTAGGTTTCCAATGGTCTCAGCAGGTCTGCAAGCTGAGCCATTTAGTGTTCCAGAACAAGGTTCACAACAATTTGGCTTCCCAGTCACACATCAAG ATCAACCAGAAACATTGCTGGGTTTTAACTATTCAGAAAACCATGCAGCTGAATGTAGCTATCATTTAGAAGATTCTTTAGTACAGAATAGTCATCCACTGCTAAGGAACAGCTCAGTGATGGAGGAATATTTACCTGGACTCAGCAATGCAGGATATGGTTGGTCAACAAGTGTTTCGGAGGTGCAAGATTTTACAAATGGTCTTCTAGCAGGAAATGGCATAGCTCCTATTATAACATGGGGGCCACAAAATAGTATTTTCCTTGCTCCAGGCAATGAAGCAGATGTTGGAAATTCTCTTTTTCCCAATTCAGGTGTACATATTCTAAGCACTAGAAAGCCAAAGGCATCTTGGTGTAAGATTCGGGCTGCTGTCAAGTGGGGGTCAGTTAGGAGGGGAGTGGCAGCTAGAAGAATTGCAAACCTACTGTATTAG
- the LOC126716839 gene encoding putative pentatricopeptide repeat-containing protein At1g12700, mitochondrial isoform X1 has translation MRIFHEMSNKGAIPDVVTYNTLIDGFFKEERSQAALELFHKMQACGQHPNPLTYAILLDGFCKNRRITEAMALFREMEEKKLDHNIVFYNILIDGFCNVGELTTAREIFSGLFVKGLQPNVRTYTIMIKGFCKNELVDEAGELLEEMDSNGCSPDHRTYNTLIQGILQHGETSKAVKYLKMMVDKGFSANATTAAMFIDLLLSNQVDENIQELLPKFE, from the coding sequence ATGCGTATCTTTCATGAAATGTCCAACAAGGGAGCGATTCCTGATGTTGTGACTTACAACACTCTTATCGATGGGTTTTTCAAAGAGGAGAGATCCCAGGCTGCACTGGAGCTATTCCATAAAATGCAAGCTTGTGGCCAACACCCAAATCCCCTAACCTATGCCATCTTGTTAGATGGATTTTGTAAGAATAGACGAATTACTGAGGCAATGGCATTGTTTCGGGAGatggaagaaaaaaagttgGACCACAATATTGTGTTTTACAACATCTTGATTGATGGTTTCTGCAATGTTGGGGAACTTACAACTGCAAGAGAAATCTTTAGTGGTCTTTTTGTAAAAGGATTGCAACCTAATGTTCGGACTTATACTATAATGATCAAAGGATTTTGCAAGAATGAACTAGTTGATGAAGCGGGTGAGCTGCTTGAGGAAATGGATAGCAACGGTTGTTCACCCGACCATCGCACATATAACACATTAATCCAAGGGATATTGCAACATGGTGAGACATCAAAGGCAGTGAAATATCTCAAAATGATGGTTGACAAGGGATTTTCGGCAAACGCAACAACTGCTGCCATGTTTATTGACTTGCTGTTGTCTAATCAAGTAGATGAAAATATTCAAGAGCTGCTTCCAAAGTTTGAGTGA
- the LOC126716839 gene encoding pentatricopeptide repeat-containing protein At1g63080, mitochondrial-like isoform X2: MGNIFGAVRLVEEMVKKGYEPNVITCGTIVNGLCKIGQTGVAIRLLRKMEKGRCEPDVVLYSTIIDSLCKDRFVTEALNLLSEMMSKGIQPNVVTYNCIIQGLCNFGRGREAATLLNEMAQRKIMLDLRTFSILVDTLCKEGMLMEAKEAFEMMIQRGIDPDKVTYTSLIDGYCLQNQMDGAFKTFNMMVEKGCSPDVFSYTILIN, translated from the exons ATGG GTAATATTTTTGGAGCTGTGAGGTTGGTAGAGGAAATGGTGAAGAAAGGGTATGAGCCTAATGTGATTACTTGTGGAACAATAGTAAACGGTCTGTGTAAGATTGGCCAGACTGGTGTGGCTATTAGGTTGCTCAGGAAGATGGAGAAAGGGCGTTGTGAACCCGATGTGGTACTGTATAGCACGATCATTGACAGTTTATGTAAGGATAGATTTGTAACTGAGGCTTTAAACCTTTTATCTGAAATGATGAGTAAAGGCATTCAACCAAATGTTGTCACTTACAATTGCATAATTCAAGGACTATGCAATTTTGGCCGGGGGAGGGAGGCGGCTACTTTGTTGAACGAGATGGCACAAAGGAAGATCATGCTGGATTTGCGAACCTTTAGCATATTGGTGGACACACTTTGCAAAGAAGGGATGTTGATGGAGGCAAAAGAAGCATTTGAAATGATGATTCAAAGAGGCATTGATCCTGACAAAGTCACTTACACTTCTTTGATTGATGGTTATTGTTTGCAAAACCAAATGGATGGGGCATTTAAGACGTTTAATATGATGGTTGAGAAGGGTTGTTCACCCGATGTGTTTAGCTATACCATATTGATAAATTga